The DNA sequence AGCGCGTTACCGATGATGACAAGGTTCGTACAGATGAATTAGGTGATGATAAGATCGGCACGGTCAACTTCAGCGTGGCAAAAGATATGCCCGCCGACATCGCCGCAAAAATCGCGCTGGACGAATCATCCGGCTGGCAAGTTTATGTGCATGGCGGACGTACGCCGATGGGCATCGACGCGGTGAAGTGGGCGCAGAAGGCGGCGGAACTAGGCGCGGGCGAACTGCTCGTTACCAGCATGGACACCGACGGGCAGCAGACCGGCTACGATTTGGAATTGCTGTGCGCCATATCCGAAAGCGTAACGATACCGCTGATTGCGAGCGGCGGCGCAGGCGAACCGCAACACCTCTATGACGCGCTCGCCGAAGGCAAAGCAGACGCCGTCCTAGCCGCCAGCATATTCCACTACGGCACGCACCCGATACCCGAAGTCAAGGAATATCTATCCGATAAAGGCGTGCCTATAAGACCCGGTGCGGTGGTTTCGTAAGTCCCTTCACCCTTGATTGGGGAGGGGGGTAGGATGGGGTGATCGCGCTCAAATGCGCCCGAAATAGCGAATTGAAGCGAACCACCACAATACTATTGCCACTACCGTAGCCACTACGAAATCACTCACTCATAAACTAGCATCAGAAAGTACAGACAGCTTATATGGGCAAAGCCCGAGCAGAAAAAGGACAAGGAAATGGCGCCACTGGTAAAGCTGGATGGAAGAGGGCTGGTGCCCGCAATCGCACAGAATGTGAACACCGGCGAAGTGCTGATGCTAGGGTACATGAACCCCGGCTCACTGAAGCGCACGCTGGAAGGCGGTGAAGTCTGGTTCTTCAGCCGCAGCCGGTCCGACCTGTGGCACAAGGGCGAGGTATCCGGCAACTACATGCATGTCAAGTCTGCGACAATCGATTGCGACGGCGACGCCCTGCTTCTGCAAGTCGAGCCGGACGGGCCCATCTGTCATACTGGCGTGCCGAGCTGCTTCTTCACGCCAATCGACGAGTTCCCCGAGTTCTACCGTGACGAGACGGGACCCGGCGTTCTGGAAGACCTGTTCGCATTGATTCAGGATCGCAAGCACGAGATGCCCGAGGGTAGCTACACCACAAGTCTGTTCTCAGGCGGCGCGGACCGCATCGCGCAGAAGGTCATCGAAGAGGCGGGCGAAACCGCAATCGCGGGCGTCAAAGGCGAAGCCGATCATCTTGCCGAAGAAATGGCAGACATGTTCTACCACGCCCTGGTGTTGCTATCCGCCTCCGGCGCGCGCCCTGAGGACGTCTGGGAAGCGCTCAGGGAGCGCGCGGGCTAGGCGTTTGTTTCCCGCGTAGTTTCCATTAACTTGGGACACGGCGCCCGCCAAGTCCTCCATTGCGAACGAAGTGTCGGCTCAGCCTGTCATTCCGAATGTAGCGCAGCTAGGTGTGAAATCTGAAAAATCGGAATGCCTGATGCATAACGATTTCAGACTACGCGCCCTGCTCGGATTGACGAAGATACAGGAGCCGGTGCGATTGCCAGAATTGCCAATTTCATTGCCGATGTCTCTAGTCCCCTACGACATCGCGCTCACCCGCTCCGCGTCGCGATCGGCGGCTTGGGCTTCCTGCATGGCGACGATGGCTATCTCTATCTGGTCGTCGTCGGGCTGGCGGGTGGTGAGCGATTGCAGGGCTAGGCTCGGCGTGGTTATGAGGCTGACGAGCGGGTTGCCGGCGTGCCGTCCGCTGAAGCGAATGACTTCGTAGCTCACGGCGGCGATCGCGGGCACTAGCACAATGCGGGATGTGATGAGCCACCAGAACGGCTCGCGTCCGACGAAGATGAACGCGAGTATCGCCACGACCATCACGACCAGCAGGAACGCTGTGCCGCAGCGCGGATGCGCCGTCGGATACTGCCGTATGTGCTCCACATCGAGCGGGTCGCCGCGTTCCTGCGCGTGCACGGTCATGTGCTCCGCGCCGTGATACATGAACACGCGACGAATGTCGTCCATGCGGCTTATCAGCGCTATGTATCCTAAGAACAGTAGCAGGCGAAATACGCCTTCCGCGATGTTTGCCAGCAGGTGCGAGTCTAGCAGCGTTTCCAACCAGTCGCTGGCGAACACCGGGACGAGAAAGAACAGCCCGATCGCAAGGCTGAGCGACACGAGCATCATGCCCGCCATCGACGCCTTGCTGATTTCCTCGCCTTCCGCCTCCGCGGCGACATTCGCCGAATAGCTCAGCGCGCGCATGCCGAGCGTGAGCGTTTCCGCCATTGCGATGACGCCGCGAATTAGCGGGATGCGGCGCAGCTTGCCAGTGTATATAGAAGTGAGCGGATGCCGCATTGTGGCGACGCTGCCGTCCGGCCGACGCACCGCGACCGCGATGTTGCTCTGCCCGCGAATCATCACGCCTTCGATGACCGCCTGTCCGCCGTACATCGGCGCTTGCTCTGTGCTCATGCCTTCCCCGTGATTACAAGTCGTGTTTATGAATTGTTCATGAATAATGAAAAACAGGGGTGAGCGTACCCACCCCTGCGATTGATGTGCTTGGTATGTCGTCCGCCTTGCTGCTACTGCTGCAAGTTGAACCGGCGCATCAGGCGTTCGACGCGTCCTTCGGTGTCGATGATGCGCTGCTCGCCCGTGAAGAACGGGTGGCATAGGTTGCAAATCTCGACGCGCAATTCGGGCTTGGTCGAGCCGGTCGTGTATGTCGCGCCGCAAGAGCAGATAGTGACGGCTTCCGGATAATATGTGGGGTGGATGCCGGGTTTCATTTCGGTGCTGCCTCCGTTTGATGGAGTCGTGGCGTGCTAGGCATAGACGCTGGCGCGCTTTTTGTCGCGGGTCTTATGCTCGAACTTCACCTTGCCGTCGATGAGGGCGAAGAGCGTGTGGTCCTTGCCTACGCCGACATTGGTGCCTGCGTGGATGCGCGTGCCGCGCTGCCGCACGATGATGGAGCCTGCCGTAACTAACTCGGTGTCGTAGCACTTCACGCCGAGCCTCTTGGCGTTGCTGTCTCGCCCGTTTCGCGTGCTGCCGCCGCCTTTCTTATGCGCCATGGTGTTGCCGCCTTCCTTCTGTGCTTGAGGGTGTGCTTAATCGGTGCTGTGAGAGATGTCGGTAACACGCAGCTCGGTAAAGTTCTGCCGGTGACCGTTCTTCCTGCGGTAGCGCGTCTTTGCCTTGTACTTGAAGACGATTACCTTCTTCCCGCGCCCTTGCTGTACGACTTCCGCGGTAACCTTCGCGCCTGCGACATTCGGAGCGCCAACAGTTACTTCGCCGTCATCGTCGGACAGCAGGCGAACATCGTCCAGTTCAATAAGGTCGCCTTGGTCGCCGGGCAAGTATTCGACGCGCACGGTATCGCCAGGCTGCACACGGTACTGCTTACCGCCGGTGTTGACAATTGCATACATGGTATTCTCGCCGTTTGTGGTGGACTATATGAGTGTTACGAATAACCATTGTATGCGCGAAGCGGTATTCGGTCAAGTATTAGGCGGCGGCGGATAGGGCTTTT is a window from the Chloroflexota bacterium genome containing:
- a CDS encoding 50S ribosomal protein L27, with product MAHKKGGGSTRNGRDSNAKRLGVKCYDTELVTAGSIIVRQRGTRIHAGTNVGVGKDHTLFALIDGKVKFEHKTRDKKRASVYA
- the rplU gene encoding 50S ribosomal protein L21, with the protein product MYAIVNTGGKQYRVQPGDTVRVEYLPGDQGDLIELDDVRLLSDDDGEVTVGAPNVAGAKVTAEVVQQGRGKKVIVFKYKAKTRYRRKNGHRQNFTELRVTDISHSTD
- a CDS encoding bifunctional phosphoribosyl-AMP cyclohydrolase/phosphoribosyl-ATP diphosphatase HisIE, which gives rise to MAPLVKLDGRGLVPAIAQNVNTGEVLMLGYMNPGSLKRTLEGGEVWFFSRSRSDLWHKGEVSGNYMHVKSATIDCDGDALLLQVEPDGPICHTGVPSCFFTPIDEFPEFYRDETGPGVLEDLFALIQDRKHEMPEGSYTTSLFSGGADRIAQKVIEEAGETAIAGVKGEADHLAEEMADMFYHALVLLSASGARPEDVWEALRERAG
- the rpmE gene encoding 50S ribosomal protein L31, whose protein sequence is MKPGIHPTYYPEAVTICSCGATYTTGSTKPELRVEICNLCHPFFTGEQRIIDTEGRVERLMRRFNLQQ
- a CDS encoding DUF1385 domain-containing protein codes for the protein MPPVLHGRAAHHRHRRTRRTPDAPVQLAAVAARRTTYQAHQSQGWVRSPLFFIIHEQFINTTCNHGEGMSTEQAPMYGGQAVIEGVMIRGQSNIAVAVRRPDGSVATMRHPLTSIYTGKLRRIPLIRGVIAMAETLTLGMRALSYSANVAAEAEGEEISKASMAGMMLVSLSLAIGLFFLVPVFASDWLETLLDSHLLANIAEGVFRLLLFLGYIALISRMDDIRRVFMYHGAEHMTVHAQERGDPLDVEHIRQYPTAHPRCGTAFLLVVMVVAILAFIFVGREPFWWLITSRIVLVPAIAAVSYEVIRFSGRHAGNPLVSLITTPSLALQSLTTRQPDDDQIEIAIVAMQEAQAADRDAERVSAMS
- the hisF gene encoding imidazole glycerol phosphate synthase subunit HisF → MLTKRIIPCLDIDKGRVVKGVSFVNIRDAGDPADLARFYDAQGADELVFLDITASSDDRDIIVDVVRQVSEQVFIPLTVGGGLRNVADVRRMLEAGADKASLNTAAVASPSLVAEASDFFGSQCIVVAIDAKRVTDDDKVRTDELGDDKIGTVNFSVAKDMPADIAAKIALDESSGWQVYVHGGRTPMGIDAVKWAQKAAELGAGELLVTSMDTDGQQTGYDLELLCAISESVTIPLIASGGAGEPQHLYDALAEGKADAVLAASIFHYGTHPIPEVKEYLSDKGVPIRPGAVVS